One Legionellales bacterium genomic window, CGAAATTTGCAAGCTGTCTGTCGCGAAGCGGGAGGTGATTTGCAACAATTAGTGAAACTCACAGTATTTTTGACCGATATGAATGATTTCCCACACTTTAATGAAGTGATGATGGAATTCTTTCAGCCACCTTATCCGGCGCGTTCTACTGTTGCCGTCAAACAATTACCTAAAAATGTTAAGATTGAAATCGAAGGTATTTTAATTTTAGATTAGGATGAGTTGTTAATCCGAAATCAGACCCTAACAGGAGTTTCGCACATCAGTGCGCTACTCCTGGCTAAGTTAAGCCCCACCAGTAAATTTTAATGGCTGACGCTAAGATAATAATTTCAGCATTTCCGTGCGCACGGCTTCCATTAATTCATCGCGTGTCTCGAGTGAATATTGACTGGCATCAATCGGTTTTCCGACATGGACTTCGACATTTTCGTGAGTGCTGAATTGCCAAGTTTGCTTAGGCAAAATTTTATTGGCGTTTTTTATGCCGATGGGCACAATACTCGCGCCGGTTTGCAAGGCGAGCATAAATCCACCTTTCTTAAAGGGGAGTAATTCTCCCGTGCGTGAACGGGTACCCTCTGGCGCCATCCAGACAATAATTCCATCTTGCATTAATTGTTTGGCATAATCTAAATCTTGCAGTGCTTGTTGACGATTATGACGATCGATAACAGGAAATGACCCGATTTTCATGGCTTTTCCTAAGAAGGGTACGCGCATTAATTCTCGTTTCGATAGCATGCGAATACTGCCGGGTAAGGCCACATAAATTAAAGGGATATCGTATAAACTCATGTGATTGCTCATGAGAATATACTGTTTTCCCGGCTCAAATTCGAAGGTATTGTGTAGTGTTACTTGCCAATCGGCGTTGACAAATTTCAACACGGTGCGCGCCCAATAACGCAACATACTGTCGAGTTTGGGACGAAAATGCTTGCGATTAAAGGTAGCGTGAAACCACACCAGAAAACACATGCGTGCGGTGAACACGCCACTGCGTAACATAATCCAGGTGGTGCGAATTTTAGAAATTTTCATGGGGGTTTCTTCATGCAATGTTTTTAAATATAAGCATGCTATTCTGCAAATTTTAGCGCTAA contains:
- a CDS encoding RidA family protein, translated to RNLQAVCREAGGDLQQLVKLTVFLTDMNDFPHFNEVMMEFFQPPYPARSTVAVKQLPKNVKIEIEGILILD
- a CDS encoding 1-acyl-sn-glycerol-3-phosphate acyltransferase; the protein is MKISKIRTTWIMLRSGVFTARMCFLVWFHATFNRKHFRPKLDSMLRYWARTVLKFVNADWQVTLHNTFEFEPGKQYILMSNHMSLYDIPLIYVALPGSIRMLSKRELMRVPFLGKAMKIGSFPVIDRHNRQQALQDLDYAKQLMQDGIIVWMAPEGTRSRTGELLPFKKGGFMLALQTGASIVPIGIKNANKILPKQTWQFSTHENVEVHVGKPIDASQYSLETRDELMEAVRTEMLKLLS